A genomic window from Salvia splendens isolate huo1 chromosome 11, SspV2, whole genome shotgun sequence includes:
- the LOC121756218 gene encoding xyloglucan endotransglucosylase/hydrolase protein 24-like, producing the protein MAPSILAFLSAFLALACFTAADFYRDTATTFGQGRAKILEGGRGLSLSLDQSSGSGFQSKNEFMFGRFDMQLKLIPGNSAGTVTTFYLSSQGQGHDEIDFEFLGNSSGNPYTVHTNVFSKGKGDKEQQFHLWFDPTAAFHTYSIVWSPNKIIFLVDNSPIRVFNNHGSSGVAFPTNQPMRVYCSLWNADDWATQGGRVKTDWAHAPFTAYYRNFNIGSCAAGTPCATQELDAKARNRLRWVQQNHMVYNYCADSNRFPQGSSLECKRSRF; encoded by the exons ATGGCACCATCAATTCTAGCATTCCTCTCTGCCTTTCTTGCCTTAGCCTGCTTTACCGCCGCCGATTTCTACCGCGACACCGCCACCACATTTGGCCAAGGCCGCGCCAAGATACTTGAAGGCGGCCGcggcctctctctctccctcgaCCAATCCTCTGGCTCCGGTTTCCAGTCCAAGAACGAGTTCATGTTCGGCCGCTTCGACATGCAGCTTAAACTCATCCCCGGAAACTCTGCCGGAACCGTCACCACTTTCTAT TTGTCGTCTCAAGGCCAGGGGCATGACGAAATCGACTTCGAATTTCTTGGAAATTCAAGCGGAAATCCCTACACAGTTCACACAAACGTGTTCTCAAAAGGAAAAGGGGACAAAGAGCAACAGTTTCATCTCTGGTTCGACCCCACCGCTGCCTTCCACACCTACTCCATCGTCTGGAGCCCCAACAAAATCAT ATTCCTAGTGGATAATAGTCCCATAAGAGTATTCAACAACCACGGTAGCTCGGGAGTGGCATTCCCCACGAACCAGCCGATGAGGGTATACTGCAGCCTCTGGAACGCAGACGACTGGGCCACGCAGGGCGGCCGCGTGAAGACCGACTGGGCACACGCTCCGTTCACCGCTTACTACAGGAACTTCAACATTGGCTCGTGCGCAGCCGGAACGCCGTGCGCGACTCAGGAGCTCGACGCGAAGGCGAGAAACAGACTCAGATGGGTGCAGCAGAATCACATGGTTTACAATTACTGCGCAGATTCCAATAGATTCCCTCAGGGATCTTCTCTCGAGTGCAAGCGTTCCAGATTCTAA
- the LOC121756534 gene encoding citrate synthase, glyoxysomal isoform X2, translating to MPHDAHPMGVLVSAMSALSVFHPDANPALRGQDIYESKQVRDKQIVRILGKAPTIAAAAYLRMAGRPPVLPSSNLSYSENFLYMLDSLGNRSYRPNPRLARTLDILFILHAEHEMNCSTAAARHLASSGVDVYTALSGAVGALYGPLHGGANEAVLKMLSEIGTIHNIPDFIEGVKNRKRKMSGFGHRVYKNYDPRAKVIKKLAEEVFSIVGRDPLIEVAIALEKAALSDEYFVKRKLYPNVDFYSGLIYRAT from the exons ATGCCACATGATGCTCACCCAATGGGTGTCCTTGTTAGTGCTATGAGTGCTCTTTCAGTCTTTCATCCAGATGCAAATCCAGCTTTACGA GGCCAAGATATATACGAGTCTAAGCAAGTGAGAGACAAACAAATTGTCCGCATACTTGGGAAG GCGCCAACAATTGCTGCAGCTGCCTATTTGAGAATGGCAGGGAGGCCACCTGTTCTTCCATCCAGCAACCTCTCATACTCAGAGAACTTCTTATATATGCTTGATTCATT GGGCAATAGGTCTTATAGACCAAATCCTCGACTTGCTCGTACACTAGATATTCTTTTCATATTACATGCAGAGCATGAGATGAATTGCTCCACTGCAGCTGCGAGACACCTTGCTTCAAG TGGCGTTGATGTGTATACAGCCCTTTCTGGTGCTGTTGGCGCTCTATATGGTCCACTTCATGGTGGAGCAAATGAG GCTGTGCTTAAGATGTTGAGTGAGATTGGAACCATACACAATATTCCTGACTTCATCGAAGGCGTAAAGAACAG GAAGCGTAAGATGTCTGGTTTTGGGCACCGTGTCTACAAGAACTATGATCCGCGAGCAAAGGTCATCAAGAAACTTGCTGAGGAAGTATTTTCAATTGTTGGCAGGGATCCTCTTATAGAG GTGGCCATAGCCTTGGAAAAAGCTGCATTATCTGATGAGTACTTTGTGAAGAGGAAGTTGTACCCCAATGTTGACTTCTATTCTGGCTTAATATACAG AGCAACATGA
- the LOC121755931 gene encoding serine/threonine-protein phosphatase 5-like, which translates to MPPTMATENSTHTSRAEEFKVQANEAFKAHKYSQAIDLYTQAIELNKDNAVYWANRAFAHTKLEEYGSAIQDASSAIEIDPKYSKGYYRRGAAYLAMGKFKEALKDFQQVKRLCPNDPDAAKKLKECEKAVMKLKFEEAISVPESERRSVADSIDYHTIEVDSQYSGARIEGDVVTLDFVKKMLDDFKNQKFLHKRYACQIVLQIRDVLRELPSLVDIHVPDGEHFTVCGDVHGQFYDLLNIFELNGLPSEDNPYLFNGDFVDRGSFSLEVILTLFAFKCMCPSAIYLSRGNHESKSMNKIYGFEGEVRSKLNDTFVELFAEVFCCLPLAHVINNKVFVVHGGLFSVDGVKLSDIRAIDRFCEPPEEGLMCELLWSDPQPQLGRGPSKRGVGLSFGGDVTKRFLQDNNLDLVVRSHEVKDEGYEIDHDGKLITVFSAPNYCDQMGNKGAFIRFEAPDLKPNIATFTSVPHPDVKPMAYANNFLRMFS; encoded by the exons ATGCCCCCTACCATGGCGACTGAAAACTCCACACACACTTCGCGAGCTGAAGAATTCAAAGTCCAAGCCAATGAAGCCTTCAAAG CGCATAAATACTCTCAAGCAATTGATTTGTATACGCAAGCGATAGAACTGAATAAGGATAATGCGGTTTACTGGGCTAACCGTGCGTTCGCGCACACTAAGTTGGAGGAGTATGGAAGTGCTATACAGGATGCTTCATCGGCTATTGAGATCGATCCAAAGTATTCGAAG GGATATTATAGGCGAGGTGCGGCCTATTTGGCGATGGGGAAATTTAAGGAAGCTCTTAAGGACTTTCAACAA gTGAAAAGACTTTGCCCGAATGATCCTGATGCTGCCAAGAAATTGAAGGAGTGTGAGAAGGCAGtcatgaagctaaaatttgaaGAAGCTATTTCTGTACCTGAATCAGAAAGACGTTCAGTAGCTGACTCTATTGATTATCACACTATAG AGGTTGACTCACAATATTCTGGGGCAAGAATAGAGGGGGATGTTGTTACATTAGATTTTGTCAAGAAAATGCTGGATGACTTCAAGAATCAGAAGTTCCTACACAAAAG ATATGCATGCCAGATCGTGCTGCAGATAAGAGATGTGCTGCGAGAGTTACCATCTCTCGTTGATATCCATGTTCCTGATGGAGAACATTTCACTGTATGCGGTGATGTACATGGTCAG TTTTAtgatttattaaatatatttgagCTCAATGGACTTCCTTCCGAAGACAATCCCTATCTGTTCAATGGAGACTTTGTAGACAGAGGTTCATTTTCTCTAGAGGTTATACTGACACTGTTTGCCTTCAAGTGCATGTGCCCATCAG CTATATACCTTTCTCGAGGGAACCATGAAAGCAAGAGCATGAATAAGATCTATGGTTTCGAGGGCGAAGTTAGATCCAAATTGAATGATACATTTGTGGAACTATTTGCGGAAGTGTTCTGTTGCTTACCTTTGGCTCATgtcataaataataaagttttTGTCGTTCACGGAGGTCTTTTCAGTGTTGATGGAGTGAAGCTATCTGACATCCGTGCAATTGACCGTTTTTGTGAGCCTCCTGAGGAGG GGTTGATGTGTGAATTACTGTGGAGTGATCCACAGCCTCAGCTTGGCAGGGGACCAAGCAAGCGTGGTGTTGGTCTTTCATTCGGAGGAGATGTAACGAAAAGATTTTTACAGGACAACAACCTCG ATTTAGTAGTGCGATCACATGAAGTTAAGGATGAGGGTTATGAGATTGATCATGATGGTAAACTCATTACTGTATTCTCTGCTCCAAATTATTGTGATCAG ATGGGAAACAAAGGCGCATTTATTCGTTTTGAAGCACCAGATCTCAAACCCAATATTGCAACGTTCACTTCAGTG CCGCACCCTGATGTCAAACCAATGGCGTACGCAAACAACTTCCTACGGATGTTCTCGTGA
- the LOC121756034 gene encoding ATP-dependent DNA helicase PIF1-like yields MIVTMKLWSFAITVCRHFSSKAAFGSNQKTGKINYWIKAANRSKKVRTPKLNWTDEQNRVLEAVSKGKSVFVTGSAGTGKTFLLEEIIKKLKKIHGWSRVYVTASTGVASCALHGQTLHSFAGVGFGELDREGLLERVLSDKGACRRWRKVKALVIDETSMVDAKLFDGLAYVARTLREDKETWGGIQLIVSGDFFQLSPIIGRATREKKKTKEKKRKKKGDVKVYAFEADCWDSSFDLQIELTRVFRQSDSLLVHLLQGIRRAEIGPDELELLVECCSVTEPDPDTVRLFPRISDVDEVNKEKMKGLGEEIYTYTAQDSGEKQWKRQLQIGIARDTLEVCIGARVMLIKNISPWRKLVNGATGTVLGFSKLVDKSYGMSADCSHGDVLPLVKFDSGSELIVEPETWEVRDGDKVVAKRRQIPLILSWALSIHKCQGMSLDKLHTDLSRVFGHGMVYVALSRVRSLAGLGLSGLEPSKITAHPKVLKFYRGFRESGEGGSDVVVGKKKPS; encoded by the coding sequence ATGATTGTGACTATGAAATTGTGGTCGTTCGCCATCACTGTGTGTCGCCATTTCAGCTCCAAAGCTGCTTTTGGTAGTAACCAGAAAACTGGCAAAATTAATTATTGGATTAAGGCTGCAAATCGTTCCAAAAAAGTGAGAACGCCTAAACTTAATTGGACGGATGAGCAAAATCGAGTGTTGGAAGCTGTTTCGAAAGGGAAATCGGTTTTTGTAACAGGCTCTGCCGGGACAGGGAAGACGTTTTTGCTTGAGGAAATCATTAAGAAGCTGAAGAAAATCCATGGCTGGTCTAGGGTTTATGTGACTGCTTCGACCGGGGTGGCCTCCTGCGCCCTCCACGGGCAGACGCTGCATTCGTTCGCAGGCGTTGGCTTCGGGGAGTTGGATAGGGAGGGGCTGCTGGAGAGGGTGTTGTCGGATAAAGGGGCGTGCCGGAGGTGGAGGAAGGTGAAGGCGTTGGTTATTGATGAGACGAGCATGGTTGATGCGAAGCTTTTCGATGGCCTTGCTTATGTTGCCAGGACTTTGAGGGAGGATAAGGAGACTTGGGGCGGGATTCAGCTGATTGTGAGTGGCGATTTCTTCCAGTTATCGCCTATTATTGGCCGCGCTACGAGGGAGAAAAAGAAGACGaaggagaagaaaaggaagaagaaggggGATGTGAAAGTGTATGCTTTCGAAGCAGATTGTTGGGATTCGAGCTTTGATCTTCAGATTGAGCTGACGAGGGTGTTCAGGCAGTCGGATTCGTTGCTGGTGCATTTGCTGCAGGGGATACGGAGGGCAGAGATCGGCCCTGATGAGTTGGAGCTTCTGGTCGAGTGTTGCTCGGTGACTGAGCCAGATCCTGACACTGTGCGTCTCTTCCCAAGGATTTCGGACGTGGATGAGGTGAATAAGGAGAAGATGAAGGGATTGGGCGAGGAGATTTACACCTACACTGCTCAAGATTCGGGCGAGAAGCAATGGAAAAGGCAGCTGCAGATTGGGATTGCTCGCGACACCCTTGAGGTCTGCATTGGTGCTCGGGTGATGCTGATAAAGAACATAAGCCCGTGGCGTAAGCTGGTGAATGGTGCAACCGGGACTGTCCTAGGGTTCAGCAAACTCGTTGACAAGAGCTACGGGATGTCTGCTGATTGCAGCCATGGGGACGTGCTTCCTTTGGTGAAGTTCGACTCGGGCTCTGAGCTGATAGTCGAGCCAGAGACGTGGGAGGTCAGGGACGGGGATAAGGTGGTTGCTAAACGAAGGCAGATCCCACTTATTCTGTCGTGGGCGCTGAGCATTCACAAGTGTCAAGGGATGAGCCTCGACAAGCTTCACACGGACCTCTCTCGGGTTTTTGGGCATGGGATGGTCTATGTTGCGCTGTCACGTGTGAGGAGCTTGGCGGGGCTGGGCCTGTCGGGTCTGGAGCCATCGAAGATCACGGCCCACCCCAAGGTGCTGAAGTTCTACCGCGGTTTTCGTGAGAGCGGGGAAGGGGGAAGTGATGTGGTTGTTGGCAAGAAAAAACCATCATAG
- the LOC121756534 gene encoding citrate synthase, glyoxysomal isoform X1, whose amino-acid sequence MYGNLPSEGQLADWEFSVSQHSAVPQGILDIIQAMPHDAHPMGVLVSAMSALSVFHPDANPALRGQDIYESKQVRDKQIVRILGKAPTIAAAAYLRMAGRPPVLPSSNLSYSENFLYMLDSLGNRSYRPNPRLARTLDILFILHAEHEMNCSTAAARHLASSGVDVYTALSGAVGALYGPLHGGANEAVLKMLSEIGTIHNIPDFIEGVKNRKRKMSGFGHRVYKNYDPRAKVIKKLAEEVFSIVGRDPLIEVAIALEKAALSDEYFVKRKLYPNVDFYSGLIYRAT is encoded by the exons A TGTATGGTAATTTACCGTCTGAAGGTCAGTTGGCAGATTGGGAGTTTTCTGTCTCTCAACATTCGGCTGTTCCTCAAGGAATATTG GACATCATACAAGCAATGCCACATGATGCTCACCCAATGGGTGTCCTTGTTAGTGCTATGAGTGCTCTTTCAGTCTTTCATCCAGATGCAAATCCAGCTTTACGA GGCCAAGATATATACGAGTCTAAGCAAGTGAGAGACAAACAAATTGTCCGCATACTTGGGAAG GCGCCAACAATTGCTGCAGCTGCCTATTTGAGAATGGCAGGGAGGCCACCTGTTCTTCCATCCAGCAACCTCTCATACTCAGAGAACTTCTTATATATGCTTGATTCATT GGGCAATAGGTCTTATAGACCAAATCCTCGACTTGCTCGTACACTAGATATTCTTTTCATATTACATGCAGAGCATGAGATGAATTGCTCCACTGCAGCTGCGAGACACCTTGCTTCAAG TGGCGTTGATGTGTATACAGCCCTTTCTGGTGCTGTTGGCGCTCTATATGGTCCACTTCATGGTGGAGCAAATGAG GCTGTGCTTAAGATGTTGAGTGAGATTGGAACCATACACAATATTCCTGACTTCATCGAAGGCGTAAAGAACAG GAAGCGTAAGATGTCTGGTTTTGGGCACCGTGTCTACAAGAACTATGATCCGCGAGCAAAGGTCATCAAGAAACTTGCTGAGGAAGTATTTTCAATTGTTGGCAGGGATCCTCTTATAGAG GTGGCCATAGCCTTGGAAAAAGCTGCATTATCTGATGAGTACTTTGTGAAGAGGAAGTTGTACCCCAATGTTGACTTCTATTCTGGCTTAATATACAG AGCAACATGA